From one Streptomyces sp. CA-210063 genomic stretch:
- a CDS encoding DNA-binding protein NsdB, with product MSGQPNTRLADLFGLAGWSKGELARLVNRQAAAMGHPQLATDTSRVRRWIDMGEIPRDPVPRVLVALFTERLGRVVTIEDLGLVRHGRTGKRQGGGNVEHPDGVPWAPERTAAVLTEFTGMDLMLNRRGLVGAGVALTAGPALSSAMHDWLHTDPTLKADAPDLDDPLHADPAGFDRYEAAPIGAQEIEELERSVEVFRAWDAARGGGLQRKAVVGQLNEVGGMLSYRHPEHLQRRLWGVAANLAVLAGWMSHDIGLEPTAQKYFIIAAHAAREGGDRPRAGEALSRAARQLVHLGKPDEALDLMKLAQSGSGEQVLPRTKAMLHTVEAWAQASMGKGQAMRRTLGQAEDLFVSDRGDVPPPSWMQMFKEEDLYGMQALAYRTLAEHDPAAAKQAQHYAEKALDLRVDGRQRSKIFDFLSMASASFIADDPEQAAGYARLALASMGSNSSHRTWDRLRQMYRLTGQYSSYPKIQDLREEIKLALPRIPSKNKGDIASA from the coding sequence GTGAGCGGACAACCCAACACCCGACTCGCAGACCTGTTCGGCCTGGCCGGCTGGTCGAAGGGCGAGCTCGCGAGGCTGGTCAACCGGCAGGCGGCGGCCATGGGCCACCCGCAGCTGGCGACCGACACCTCACGGGTGCGGCGGTGGATCGACATGGGAGAGATCCCGCGCGATCCCGTGCCGCGGGTGCTGGTGGCGCTGTTCACCGAGCGTCTCGGCCGTGTCGTGACCATCGAGGACCTCGGTCTGGTCCGGCACGGGCGTACGGGGAAACGGCAGGGCGGCGGGAATGTGGAACATCCCGACGGTGTGCCGTGGGCGCCCGAACGGACTGCTGCGGTCCTCACCGAATTCACGGGAATGGACCTCATGCTCAACCGACGCGGCTTGGTGGGTGCGGGCGTCGCGCTCACCGCGGGACCCGCACTCAGCAGTGCCATGCACGACTGGCTGCACACCGATCCGACTCTCAAGGCCGACGCTCCCGACCTCGACGATCCCCTGCACGCCGACCCCGCCGGGTTCGACCGTTACGAGGCCGCCCCCATCGGGGCGCAGGAGATCGAGGAACTGGAACGTTCGGTGGAGGTGTTCCGAGCCTGGGACGCGGCCCGCGGCGGAGGGCTGCAACGCAAGGCTGTCGTGGGACAGCTCAACGAGGTGGGAGGCATGCTCTCCTACCGCCACCCCGAACATCTCCAGCGGCGCCTGTGGGGCGTCGCCGCCAACCTCGCCGTCCTCGCCGGCTGGATGTCGCACGACATCGGCCTCGAACCCACCGCCCAGAAGTACTTCATCATCGCCGCCCACGCCGCCAGGGAGGGCGGTGACCGGCCCCGCGCCGGCGAGGCCCTCTCCCGGGCGGCCCGACAACTGGTGCACCTCGGCAAGCCCGACGAGGCGCTCGACCTCATGAAGCTCGCCCAGTCCGGCTCCGGCGAGCAGGTCCTGCCGCGCACCAAGGCCATGCTCCACACCGTCGAGGCCTGGGCACAGGCCTCCATGGGCAAGGGCCAGGCCATGCGCCGCACCCTGGGCCAGGCCGAGGACCTGTTCGTCTCCGACCGGGGGGACGTGCCGCCGCCCAGTTGGATGCAGATGTTCAAGGAGGAGGACCTCTACGGCATGCAGGCCCTGGCCTACCGCACCCTCGCGGAGCACGACCCGGCCGCGGCCAAGCAGGCCCAGCACTACGCGGAGAAGGCCCTAGACCTGCGGGTCGACGGCCGGCAGCGGTCGAAGATCTTCGACTTCCTCTCCATGGCCTCGGCGTCCTTCATCGCCGACGACCCGGAACAGGCGGCCGGCTACGCCCGCCTGGCCCTGGCGTCGATGGGCTCCAACTCCTCCCACCGCACCTGGGACCGGCTGCGCCAGATGTACCGGCTCACCGGTCAGTACTCCAGCTATCCGAAGATCCAGGACCTGCGGGAGGAGATCAAGCTCGCCCTGCCCAGGATCCCGTCGAAGAACAAGGGCGACATCGCGTCGGCGTGA
- a CDS encoding PP2C family protein-serine/threonine phosphatase, whose product MPSPLSADRPAAQPPRRGTVDALISQTRRLLGDVDAVRRDAPADGADPEGRWQRALYDLALHQLSDLDEHLAQLRDGPAVPPAPEPTADIPVAPVPAPRRASLLSRVGSAEWNLLTDEASWSGELYEILGRDPDAPPLTLDELPSLVLDEDRPQLTAMVTDCLIDAKRIDGEFRIVLPDGGVRTVHMMGEPVLDDDGGTASMWAVLRDVSELRRSQRVVSETRDSLHRQRHIAQTEHRLAVELQEAVLPPWHGSLRLPRQGPEKLDLAAHYLPCSTSDLIGGDWYDALELPGGESLLSVGDLTGHGVTVTSGMAMLIGALRGMAMAGTEPGRLMACLNQLLDATVQPALGSAVCCRYRPTTRTLVWAQAGHPAPLLFRDGTGRVLTSPDGVLLGATSGAVYGQAEVTLEQGDLLLLHTDGLVPRRDGEAAVQRLLDLAPRFGEARTAQECVRTVVEAFGETEREDDACVLVARVSS is encoded by the coding sequence ATGCCGTCCCCTCTCTCTGCGGATCGTCCCGCCGCCCAGCCGCCCCGGCGCGGCACGGTCGACGCGCTCATCTCGCAGACCCGGCGGCTGCTGGGCGATGTCGACGCCGTACGGCGTGACGCGCCCGCCGACGGAGCGGACCCGGAGGGCCGGTGGCAGCGTGCGCTCTACGATCTGGCGCTGCATCAACTCAGCGATCTCGACGAGCACTTGGCGCAGCTGCGGGACGGCCCGGCCGTGCCGCCGGCCCCCGAGCCCACGGCCGACATCCCGGTGGCCCCGGTCCCGGCCCCGCGGCGCGCGTCGCTGCTCAGCCGGGTCGGCAGCGCCGAGTGGAATCTGCTGACGGACGAGGCAAGTTGGTCCGGGGAGCTGTATGAGATCCTCGGCCGCGACCCCGACGCCCCGCCGCTCACCCTCGACGAACTGCCCTCACTGGTGCTCGACGAGGACCGGCCGCAGCTGACGGCGATGGTCACGGACTGTCTGATCGACGCCAAACGCATCGACGGCGAGTTCCGCATCGTGCTGCCCGACGGCGGGGTGCGCACCGTACACATGATGGGCGAGCCCGTGCTCGACGACGACGGCGGTACGGCCTCGATGTGGGCCGTGCTGCGGGACGTCAGCGAACTGCGGCGCAGCCAGCGGGTGGTGAGCGAGACCCGTGACTCGCTGCACCGCCAGCGGCATATCGCGCAGACCGAGCACCGGCTCGCGGTCGAGCTGCAGGAAGCCGTGCTGCCGCCGTGGCACGGCTCCCTGCGGCTCCCGCGACAGGGACCCGAGAAGCTGGACCTCGCGGCCCACTACCTGCCCTGCTCGACCAGCGACCTGATCGGCGGCGACTGGTACGACGCCCTCGAACTGCCGGGCGGCGAGAGCCTGTTGAGCGTCGGTGACCTCACCGGACACGGCGTCACCGTCACCTCGGGCATGGCGATGCTGATCGGCGCGCTGCGCGGCATGGCGATGGCGGGCACCGAACCGGGCCGACTGATGGCCTGCCTCAACCAGTTACTGGACGCCACCGTGCAACCGGCCCTCGGCAGCGCCGTCTGCTGCCGTTACCGGCCGACGACCCGCACCCTCGTCTGGGCACAGGCCGGGCACCCCGCCCCGCTGCTGTTCCGCGACGGGACGGGGCGCGTGCTGACATCGCCGGACGGTGTCCTGCTCGGAGCGACCTCGGGTGCCGTCTACGGGCAGGCCGAAGTGACGCTCGAACAGGGCGATCTGCTGCTCCTGCACACCGACGGACTGGTCCCCCGGCGGGACGGAGAGGCAGCCGTCCAGCGGCTGTTGGACCTGGCCCCACGGTTCGGCGAGGCGCGTACGGCCCAGGAGTGTGTACGGACAGTGGTGGAAGCGTTCGGCGAGACCGAGCGCGAGGACGACGCCTGCGTGCTTGTCGCCAGGGTCAGTTCCTGA